In the [Clostridium] colinum genome, one interval contains:
- a CDS encoding DUF4314 domain-containing protein, producing the protein MSKYEDIKVSFGKKVKEMLSNKEELIKFIKFYSKFYKYNFVDALCIYVQNENATAVADYKTWQRIKYQVKKGEKGIGLFDDGTFSKLRYVFDVSSTYQQKIKLWEYVEERHKNIVDLDFSKDKFYEKYVFNNIGDEDLKDLIYYMNRIAKNTRLGIQKDSDKLEILATKILHKVKIQDIDIFFDKLCATIKFDLLEIESNIKDYERNLLNISNSNTKTEKEQEKTVPFSVVENKSNEKLKDEEISLFNNNYYNEIKSQEKAENKNTIEKQTEQQQTSYNIGDTIILEEMVGENLPNGLKGVIKSVDDIGQIHIAWENGSSLAIDPKIDKFEIIQKEKIEEISNDEIMLKYINSYIGKEIEFEKQIYTIYSVNNLLKRVNLTLDVNLPVFKDESVETIYHILKNQEEINKSSSFLFSNFNIHNKKTPYPTTTNEKIQANIDAIKTLRLIESEKRVARAEEKEILANYVGFGGLPQVFENIDNIKSPFIKEKAIEIKELLTDKEYEMARASTLNAHYTSKEIIDCIYDAIKNFGYDSNIKILEPSCGIGNFIGNLPENLKNSNITGVELDSITGRIAKQLYPNAKIKINGFEKEYFNKNSFDLVVDNVPFGDYSIYDKEYNKNNYLIHDYFINKSIELTKPNGIVAVITSKGTLDKKDDSFRREISKKAELIGAIRLPNTAFKKLAGTEVTSDILFFQKLEKERQEIPDWVNTTEVKFENRINNYFTNHPEMILGELNYKTNRYGRYDLTVDATNENISEDLKQAIENLPKNIVNNQLLITNDDIINEDNGQSDKDIDYLLNQPNYRIYRYAYYNDKIFYKYSNNHIEQVNVKNKDRVIGMIKIRDLAKEIIDVQLDVYSSDELFNKKLKEFNRIYDEFVAKYGYINSRINISAFKEDDDIHFLTSLEKSVDGKYEKTKFFFQKTIAPNIEIESVDNAKDALVLSLNKYGDIDFEYMQKLYDKQINEIIDELIQVDFIYLNPLNYSKEDITKGWEVKSIYLNGNVKNKLKIVEELEEESPYFQRNIEKLKEVIPKDVDFSDIKIDIGSDLYKPEDMKAFAKKILNLYSEPDIRYNEKTSEWKIYNKTVHNYLATQEYGTNRIGALYIFEKILNNTEVVVKDEVEDSEGRKRYVQNKEETIKATEKKMLIEREFEEFIHQNKEIRDRIMKEYNERFNNSINANFDLELTLPNLSPDIKLRPHQKRAVARSIFNPNNLLLDHQVGAGKTFIMIVSAMENKRLGRANKPLLVVPNNIMGQFKNDFYLLYPNANILYADEKSFETKNRKRFLSKIAQNEYDAVIMGQSQFDLLKISKDRIIENLENEIKNIINEMSELDKNEDRLTIKMLERTRKSLERSLIKLIHSKEETILDFEQLGIDALYIDEAHLYKNLYFITKLRNIAGINQTASKKALNLKMKIDYIEEIGGKVTFATGTPISNTMAEMYTMQRYLMQDTLREQGIYNFDSWQKIFASTETKLEISPAGNGFQLKTRFSNFRNIPELMNLYNKVADVVTTEMINLPVPKHIKEVLEAEASEELEKEMKSFGERAEFCKNGKDPREDNLLKIVNEGRYAGLDIRHIDENNPDYEDSKVNLVVDKVYEIYNQTMENKSTQVIFSDLSTPKENEFNVYDDIKNKLIEKGIKEDEIAFVHSAKTSKQREDMFEKVRIGDIRVILGSTAKMGAGTNFQNKLVALYHLDTPWRPSDLEQREGRILRQGNENEEVKIFKCITKGSFDAYSWQILEQKQRFITQAKVGAITGREVKDIDDITLDYAEIKALATGNPKIKRKMEIDTEIEKLRVLEKAYRKKQYSSENFLNEIYPKELERLNNRIEKLKLDDEYIKTLGDLSSDENFEITIKGNKYTDKEKAGAFLIQVTNASGFGDLIGEYKGFKIYSARVQVLADIKLKHNASHRLTLNNGYKKANIDLLDECILSIDKRIEIADKNIKELQEQKEQVEKFHNTPFEHKETLESLLKEKIEIEREFDEQSKGVVYDEDELEQTGKIEVVEEYEMEM; encoded by the coding sequence ATGTCTAAATATGAAGATATAAAAGTTAGTTTTGGTAAAAAAGTAAAAGAGATGCTATCAAATAAAGAAGAACTTATAAAGTTTATAAAGTTCTATTCCAAGTTTTATAAATATAATTTTGTAGATGCATTATGTATATATGTACAAAATGAAAATGCAACAGCAGTAGCAGATTATAAAACTTGGCAAAGGATAAAGTATCAAGTAAAAAAGGGAGAAAAAGGTATAGGACTTTTTGATGATGGGACTTTTAGCAAGTTAAGATATGTTTTTGATGTATCTTCTACATACCAACAAAAAATAAAGCTATGGGAATATGTAGAAGAAAGACATAAAAATATAGTAGATTTAGATTTTAGTAAAGATAAATTTTATGAAAAATATGTATTTAATAATATAGGAGATGAAGATTTAAAAGATTTAATATACTATATGAATAGAATTGCTAAAAATACAAGACTTGGTATACAAAAAGATAGTGATAAGTTGGAAATTTTAGCTACTAAAATTTTACATAAAGTAAAAATACAAGATATAGATATATTTTTTGATAAATTATGTGCAACTATAAAATTTGATTTACTAGAAATAGAAAGTAATATAAAAGATTATGAAAGAAACTTGTTAAATATTAGTAATTCTAATACAAAAACTGAAAAGGAGCAGGAAAAAACTGTTCCTTTTTCTGTTGTAGAAAATAAATCTAACGAAAAACTAAAAGATGAAGAAATAAGCCTATTTAATAATAATTATTATAATGAAATTAAATCACAGGAAAAGGCAGAAAACAAAAATACTATTGAAAAACAAACAGAACAACAACAAACAAGTTACAACATAGGAGATACAATAATTCTTGAAGAAATGGTAGGAGAAAACCTTCCTAACGGCTTAAAAGGAGTTATAAAAAGTGTAGATGATATAGGGCAAATACATATTGCTTGGGAAAATGGTAGCTCTTTGGCAATAGACCCTAAAATAGATAAGTTTGAGATAATTCAAAAAGAAAAAATAGAAGAAATTTCTAATGATGAAATTATGCTAAAATATATAAACTCATATATAGGAAAAGAAATAGAGTTTGAAAAACAAATTTATACTATCTATTCCGTAAACAATCTTTTAAAGCGAGTTAATTTAACACTTGATGTTAATTTACCTGTGTTTAAAGATGAGAGTGTAGAAACAATTTATCATATTTTAAAAAATCAAGAAGAAATAAATAAATCTTCTTCTTTTTTGTTTTCAAACTTTAATATACACAACAAAAAAACACCATATCCAACTACAACAAATGAAAAAATACAAGCTAACATAGATGCAATAAAAACATTACGTTTAATAGAAAGTGAAAAACGAGTAGCGAGAGCAGAAGAAAAAGAAATATTAGCTAATTATGTTGGTTTTGGTGGTTTGCCTCAAGTTTTTGAAAATATTGATAACATAAAAAGTCCATTTATTAAAGAAAAAGCTATTGAAATTAAAGAACTTTTAACAGATAAAGAGTATGAAATGGCAAGAGCATCAACTCTTAATGCACATTATACATCAAAAGAGATTATTGATTGTATTTATGATGCAATTAAAAATTTTGGATATGATAGTAACATAAAAATACTTGAGCCATCTTGTGGGATAGGTAATTTTATAGGAAATTTACCTGAAAACTTAAAAAATAGTAACATTACAGGTGTTGAATTAGATAGCATAACAGGTAGAATAGCAAAACAATTATATCCAAATGCAAAAATAAAAATAAATGGCTTTGAAAAAGAATACTTTAATAAAAATAGTTTTGATTTAGTTGTTGATAATGTTCCTTTTGGAGATTATAGTATTTATGATAAAGAATACAATAAAAATAATTATTTAATACACGATTATTTTATAAATAAAAGTATAGAACTTACTAAACCAAATGGAATAGTGGCAGTAATAACAAGTAAAGGAACACTTGATAAAAAGGACGATAGTTTTAGGCGAGAAATTTCAAAAAAAGCAGAACTTATAGGTGCTATAAGACTACCTAATACTGCTTTTAAAAAGTTAGCAGGAACAGAAGTTACATCGGATATTTTGTTTTTCCAAAAGTTAGAAAAAGAGAGACAAGAAATACCAGATTGGGTAAATACAACAGAAGTAAAGTTTGAAAATAGAATAAACAACTATTTTACAAATCACCCTGAAATGATTTTAGGAGAACTTAATTATAAAACAAACAGGTACGGTAGATACGATTTAACAGTAGATGCTACAAATGAAAATATATCAGAAGATTTAAAACAAGCAATAGAAAATTTACCTAAAAACATTGTAAATAATCAGTTGTTGATTACAAATGATGATATTATTAATGAAGATAATGGACAAAGTGATAAAGACATAGACTATTTACTTAATCAACCTAATTATAGAATTTATAGATACGCTTATTATAACGATAAAATATTTTACAAATATTCAAACAATCATATTGAACAAGTTAATGTAAAAAACAAAGATAGAGTTATTGGTATGATAAAAATTAGAGATTTAGCAAAAGAAATAATAGATGTACAGTTAGATGTATATTCTTCTGATGAATTATTTAACAAAAAGCTAAAAGAATTTAATCGTATATATGATGAGTTTGTAGCAAAATATGGTTATATAAATAGTAGAATAAATATATCGGCTTTTAAGGAAGATGACGACATACATTTTTTAACTTCATTAGAAAAATCTGTTGATGGAAAATATGAAAAAACAAAATTTTTCTTTCAAAAGACTATTGCTCCAAATATTGAAATAGAAAGTGTAGACAATGCAAAAGATGCACTTGTATTATCACTTAATAAGTATGGGGATATAGATTTTGAGTATATGCAAAAGTTATATGATAAGCAGATTAATGAAATAATAGACGAGCTTATACAAGTGGATTTTATATACTTAAACCCTTTAAATTATAGCAAAGAAGATATTACAAAAGGTTGGGAAGTAAAATCTATTTACTTAAATGGTAATGTTAAAAATAAGTTAAAAATAGTAGAAGAGCTAGAAGAAGAAAGTCCATATTTTCAAAGAAATATTGAAAAGCTAAAAGAAGTTATACCTAAAGATGTAGATTTTTCTGATATAAAAATAGATATAGGTTCAGACTTATATAAACCTGAAGATATGAAAGCTTTTGCTAAAAAAATATTAAATTTATATTCAGAGCCTGATATTAGATATAATGAAAAAACTTCTGAATGGAAAATATATAATAAAACAGTACATAACTATTTAGCCACACAAGAATATGGTACAAATCGTATAGGGGCGTTATATATATTTGAAAAAATACTTAATAATACAGAAGTTGTTGTTAAAGATGAAGTTGAAGATAGTGAGGGCAGAAAAAGGTATGTTCAAAACAAAGAAGAAACTATAAAAGCAACAGAGAAAAAAATGCTTATAGAACGAGAATTTGAAGAGTTTATTCATCAAAATAAAGAAATTAGAGATAGAATAATGAAAGAATACAATGAAAGATTTAATAATTCTATAAACGCAAACTTTGATTTAGAGCTTACTTTACCTAACTTGTCGCCTGATATAAAACTTCGCCCACACCAAAAAAGAGCAGTAGCAAGGAGCATTTTTAACCCTAATAACTTACTACTTGACCATCAGGTAGGGGCAGGCAAAACTTTTATAATGATAGTGTCGGCAATGGAAAACAAAAGACTAGGAAGAGCAAACAAGCCACTTTTAGTAGTACCAAATAACATAATGGGACAGTTTAAAAATGATTTTTATCTTTTGTATCCAAATGCTAACATTTTGTATGCAGATGAAAAAAGTTTTGAAACCAAAAATAGAAAAAGATTTTTATCTAAAATTGCACAAAATGAGTATGACGCAGTAATTATGGGGCAGTCGCAATTTGATTTACTTAAAATATCTAAAGATAGAATAATTGAAAACTTAGAAAATGAAATTAAAAATATAATTAATGAGATGAGTGAACTTGATAAAAATGAAGATAGGCTTACTATAAAAATGCTTGAAAGAACTAGAAAATCATTAGAAAGAAGTCTCATAAAATTGATACATAGTAAAGAAGAAACAATACTTGATTTTGAACAACTAGGTATTGATGCTTTATATATAGATGAGGCACATTTGTATAAAAATTTATATTTTATAACAAAACTTAGAAATATAGCAGGTATAAATCAAACGGCATCAAAAAAGGCTTTAAATTTAAAAATGAAAATAGACTATATAGAAGAAATAGGTGGCAAAGTAACATTTGCAACAGGTACACCTATATCAAATACAATGGCAGAGATGTACACAATGCAAAGATATTTAATGCAGGATACATTAAGAGAACAAGGCATTTATAACTTTGATAGTTGGCAAAAAATATTTGCAAGTACAGAAACAAAGTTAGAAATATCTCCTGCAGGAAATGGGTTTCAATTAAAAACAAGGTTTTCAAACTTTAGAAATATACCTGAACTTATGAACTTATATAATAAAGTGGCAGATGTAGTTACAACAGAAATGATAAATTTACCTGTTCCAAAACATATAAAAGAAGTATTAGAAGCAGAAGCAAGTGAAGAATTGGAAAAAGAGATGAAAAGCTTTGGAGAAAGAGCAGAATTTTGTAAAAATGGTAAAGACCCTAGAGAAGATAATCTGTTAAAAATTGTAAATGAAGGTAGATATGCAGGGCTTGATATAAGACATATTGATGAAAATAATCCTGATTATGAAGATAGCAAAGTAAATCTTGTTGTTGATAAAGTTTATGAAATATATAATCAAACAATGGAAAATAAATCTACACAAGTTATATTTTCCGATTTATCTACACCTAAAGAGAATGAATTTAATGTGTACGATGATATAAAAAATAAGCTAATAGAAAAAGGAATAAAAGAAGATGAAATAGCTTTTGTACATAGTGCTAAAACTTCAAAACAAAGGGAAGATATGTTTGAAAAAGTACGAATAGGCGATATAAGAGTTATTTTAGGTAGCACTGCAAAAATGGGAGCAGGTACAAACTTTCAAAATAAGCTAGTAGCTCTTTATCATTTGGATACACCTTGGCGACCGTCAGACCTTGAGCAACGAGAAGGTAGGATATTAAGACAAGGCAATGAAAATGAAGAAGTAAAAATATTTAAGTGTATTACAAAAGGTAGTTTTGATGCTTATAGTTGGCAGATTTTAGAGCAAAAACAAAGGTTTATAACACAGGCAAAAGTTGGCGCTATAACAGGGCGAGAAGTTAAAGATATAGATGATATAACTCTTGATTATGCAGAAATTAAAGCACTAGCAACAGGTAATCCCAAAATTAAAAGAAAAATGGAAATAGATACAGAGATAGAAAAACTTAGAGTTTTAGAAAAAGCCTATAGGAAAAAGCAATATTCAAGCGAAAACTTTTTAAATGAGATTTATCCAAAAGAACTTGAAAGGCTTAACAACAGAATAGAAAAGTTAAAGCTAGATGATGAATATATAAAAACTTTAGGAGATTTATCTAGTGATGAAAATTTTGAAATAACTATAAAAGGCAATAAATATACAGATAAGGAAAAAGCAGGTGCATTTTTAATACAAGTAACTAATGCGTCGGGCTTTGGAGATTTAATCGGCGAGTATAAAGGTTTTAAAATTTATAGTGCTAGAGTACAGGTACTTGCAGATATAAAATTAAAACATAATGCTAGCCACAGATTAACTTTAAATAATGGTTATAAAAAAGCAAATATAGATTTACTTGACGAGTGTATTTTATCAATAGATAAAAGGATAGAAATAGCAGACAAAAACATAAAAGAGTTACAAGAACAAAAAGAACAAGTAGAAAAATTTCATAACACACCATTTGAACACAAAGAAACTTTAGAAAGTTTGTTAAAAGAAAAGATAGAAATTGAACGAGAGTTTGATGAACAAAGCAAAGGTGTTGTTTATGATGAAGATGAGCTTGAGCAGACAGGAAAAATAGAAGTTGTTGAAGAGTATGAGATGGAAATGTAA
- a CDS encoding TnpV protein, with amino-acid sequence MEKYKIENGIKYELGKHGMYYPIFEEEEFKVGKYGKMAMEHMKTINKARYSFLGVAGKLPKIFNDIDEKVYNIIDNIMEKKLEKEPIQDDWNIVEIERHKKMLYREAEEIALQEVVYQDHFLNVDIEKVLE; translated from the coding sequence ATGGAAAAGTATAAAATCGAAAATGGTATAAAATATGAACTTGGGAAACACGGTATGTATTATCCTATTTTTGAAGAGGAAGAGTTTAAAGTTGGTAAATATGGTAAAATGGCAATGGAGCATATGAAAACAATAAATAAAGCTAGATATAGTTTTTTAGGTGTAGCAGGTAAATTACCTAAAATATTTAATGATATAGATGAAAAAGTTTATAATATAATAGATAATATTATGGAAAAGAAACTTGAAAAAGAGCCTATTCAAGATGATTGGAATATAGTTGAAATAGAAAGACATAAGAAAATGCTTTATAGAGAAGCAGAAGAAATAGCATTACAAGAAGTAGTATATCAAGACCATTTTTTAAATGTTGATATTGAAAAAGTTTTAGAATAA
- a CDS encoding prohibitin family protein: MKKKVFVASEIIVLLASASILLYFSTTIIKAGYVGIQYSLNGGIKNEVLEQGLRFKSPIVKVTKYPISRQQVYLSANKDESKDSDSSFNIPTSDGKSVSVDLEFSYKFDVNNLAKTYTEFRGKSPEYIEETFIRAKMKSWSGEVSSKFSLIDIYGEKRTDLNNSVQSYVAPKFEEYGIIIEGVSFTQIRLDEETTKAIQNKINKQQEVETSKLELEKSKIENQKKIEQAEAEAKQIKIKAQAEADANKTLSQSITENLIKLKEVEARDKHGWITVNGTNTTAVIKDE, from the coding sequence ATGAAAAAGAAAGTTTTTGTAGCAAGTGAAATAATAGTATTATTAGCAAGTGCAAGTATATTACTTTATTTTAGTACAACTATTATAAAAGCTGGTTATGTTGGAATACAGTATAGTTTAAATGGTGGTATAAAAAATGAAGTTCTTGAACAAGGGTTAAGGTTTAAAAGTCCTATTGTAAAGGTTACAAAATATCCTATATCAAGGCAACAAGTATATTTAAGTGCGAATAAAGATGAGAGTAAAGATTCGGATAGTTCTTTTAATATACCAACTTCGGATGGAAAGTCGGTTAGTGTAGATTTAGAGTTTTCTTATAAATTTGATGTAAATAATTTAGCAAAGACATATACAGAGTTTAGAGGTAAAAGTCCAGAATACATAGAAGAAACTTTTATAAGAGCAAAAATGAAATCTTGGAGTGGAGAAGTTTCTTCAAAATTTTCATTAATAGATATATATGGAGAAAAGAGAACAGACTTAAATAATTCAGTACAAAGTTATGTTGCACCTAAATTTGAAGAATATGGAATAATAATAGAAGGAGTTTCTTTTACTCAAATTAGATTAGATGAAGAAACAACAAAAGCAATTCAAAATAAAATAAATAAACAACAGGAAGTAGAAACTTCTAAATTAGAGTTAGAAAAATCTAAAATTGAAAATCAAAAAAAGATAGAACAAGCAGAAGCAGAAGCAAAACAAATAAAAATTAAAGCACAAGCAGAAGCAGACGCAAATAAAACATTATCTCAGTCTATTACAGAAAATTTAATTAAACTTAAAGAAGTTGAGGCTCGTGATAAACACGGATGGATAACTGTAAATGGGACTAATACTACAGCAGTTATTAAAGATGAGTAA
- a CDS encoding FtsZ/tubulin family protein, translated as MKEKIGFIAIGQAGGNIGKLLKVNGFDVVFINSSKGDLDTVNVDENIKYHIKNGLGCAKDRDSAKKVAKDDFNAINEFIDQTLSKRELYYIVSSTGGGTGSGISPTLANIFINAFNKDVGLISILPSDKDTLQAKINSYEYLKEITEIENLCGCLMLDNNKKNDIEHINKSFVNLFSKIFDYKKYETTKGNIDEAEILRLLKTKGMINIASCKNDESTKNLIENINNGIFTRLEEDGVIKYLGLSKGINFDEKLFFEKVGKYLDKFQNINKDYTLAILSGLTFPLKRIRGLKDEISKEKDTIIKLNTEKDIKLEDIDFLNKNIKENKPKENKLSTDNILDLFFK; from the coding sequence ATGAAAGAAAAAATAGGATTTATAGCAATTGGACAAGCAGGAGGAAATATCGGTAAATTATTAAAGGTAAATGGCTTTGATGTAGTATTTATTAATTCAAGTAAAGGAGATTTAGATACTGTAAATGTTGATGAAAATATAAAATACCACATAAAAAATGGATTGGGATGTGCTAAAGATAGAGATAGTGCTAAAAAAGTAGCAAAAGATGATTTTAATGCTATAAATGAGTTTATAGACCAAACATTAAGTAAAAGAGAATTATATTACATAGTATCTTCTACTGGTGGTGGTACAGGAAGTGGCATAAGCCCTACACTTGCAAACATTTTTATTAACGCATTTAACAAAGATGTTGGATTAATAAGTATTTTACCAAGCGATAAAGATACTCTTCAAGCTAAAATAAATAGCTATGAATATTTGAAAGAAATTACAGAAATAGAAAATTTGTGTGGTTGTCTTATGCTTGATAATAATAAAAAAAATGATATTGAACATATAAATAAAAGTTTTGTAAATTTATTTAGTAAAATTTTTGATTATAAAAAATATGAAACAACAAAAGGAAATATTGATGAGGCAGAAATATTAAGACTTTTAAAGACAAAGGGAATGATAAATATTGCTAGTTGTAAAAATGATGAAAGTACTAAAAATTTAATAGAAAATATAAATAATGGTATATTTACTAGATTAGAAGAAGATGGTGTTATAAAATATCTAGGATTATCTAAAGGGATAAACTTTGACGAAAAATTGTTTTTTGAAAAAGTAGGTAAATACTTAGATAAATTTCAAAATATAAATAAGGACTATACACTAGCGATATTGAGTGGATTAACATTTCCATTAAAAAGAATACGTGGCTTAAAAGATGAAATATCAAAAGAAAAAGATACTATAATAAAGTTAAATACTGAAAAAGATATAAAGTTAGAAGATATAGATTTTTTAAATAAAAATATTAAAGAGAACAAGCCAAAAGAAAATAAATTATCAACAGATAATATTTTAGACTTATTTTTTAAATAA
- a CDS encoding winged helix-turn-helix domain-containing protein has product MKSLNKIDIVCLKDLEQQNKTSYLKSFEIKKFMLVNSGNVKYNTVYKRLEKLKQKGLIDYGILSGNAKTYYITDKGLEILNKIED; this is encoded by the coding sequence ATGAAAAGTCTAAATAAAATAGACATTGTTTGCTTAAAAGACTTAGAGCAACAGAATAAAACAAGCTACTTAAAGAGTTTTGAAATAAAAAAATTTATGTTAGTTAATAGTGGAAATGTAAAATATAACACAGTATATAAAAGGCTTGAAAAATTAAAACAAAAGGGTCTAATAGATTATGGTATTTTAAGTGGAAATGCTAAAACTTATTACATCACAGATAAAGGATTAGAAATTTTAAACAAGATTGAAGATTAA
- a CDS encoding DUF6017 domain-containing protein, which translates to MEKVIVRKDLVQITNDFIMGVILNEIIEIAQRFRKEFIDNNWHCPEFFEINIEKISKDNMLNLSKSSIRRYIKKLESLGFLTIDRLEKKHRYRVNFDAINEALQKIGGDTIERNKKNYKYKEIKDNENLEDNKTNNIHNFESKKEMVEPHKKENKVSQTISLIKNNINYNIINEMCQDIKNEHFVNMFDSVYRVIIDVMTTDSEYIKINKENKPAEIVRGVFSKINDMDILDIIERLKRVGTRIINFKNYMITTIYNHYIEKEYKLQNDLYINEGILL; encoded by the coding sequence ATGGAAAAAGTAATTGTAAGAAAAGATTTAGTACAAATAACAAATGATTTTATTATGGGTGTAATTTTAAATGAAATTATAGAGATTGCTCAAAGGTTTAGAAAAGAATTTATAGATAATAATTGGCATTGTCCTGAATTTTTTGAGATAAATATTGAAAAAATATCAAAGGATAATATGCTTAATTTATCAAAGTCTAGCATAAGAAGATACATAAAAAAACTAGAAAGTTTAGGATTTTTAACAATAGATAGATTAGAAAAGAAACATAGATATAGAGTTAATTTTGATGCAATAAATGAAGCATTACAAAAGATTGGTGGAGATACTATAGAAAGAAATAAAAAAAATTATAAATATAAAGAAATAAAAGACAATGAAAACTTAGAAGATAATAAAACTAATAACATACATAATTTTGAAAGCAAAAAAGAAATGGTAGAACCTCATAAAAAAGAAAATAAAGTAAGTCAAACCATTTCATTAATAAAAAATAATATTAATTATAACATAATTAATGAAATGTGTCAAGATATAAAAAATGAACATTTTGTAAACATGTTTGATAGCGTATATCGAGTTATAATTGATGTTATGACTACGGATAGTGAATATATAAAAATTAATAAAGAAAATAAACCGGCAGAAATTGTTAGAGGAGTATTTTCTAAAATAAATGATATGGATATATTAGATATAATAGAACGATTAAAAAGAGTAGGAACTAGAATAATAAACTTTAAAAATTATATGATAACAACTATTTATAATCATTATATAGAAAAAGAATATAAGTTGCAAAATGACTTATACATAAATGAAGGTATTTTGTTATAA
- a CDS encoding single-stranded DNA-binding protein, producing MNNVSLIGRLTKDPEISILNINGEEKQMAKYILAVETRNQTDFIPCSTIDKGAEWIKKNIRKGSRIGVVGSLKISNYEKSGIKSYKAEILVKEQYFA from the coding sequence ATGAATAACGTATCACTTATAGGGCGTTTAACAAAAGACCCTGAAATTTCAATTCTAAATATTAATGGCGAGGAAAAACAAATGGCAAAATATATTTTAGCTGTCGAAACAAGAAATCAAACGGATTTTATACCTTGCTCAACTATAGATAAAGGAGCTGAGTGGATTAAGAAAAACATTAGAAAAGGTAGCCGAATAGGTGTGGTAGGCTCACTTAAAATAAGTAATTATGAAAAATCTGGCATTAAGTCATACAAAGCAGAGATATTAGTTAAGGAGCAATATTTTGCTTAA
- a CDS encoding oligosaccharide flippase family protein, producing the protein MSKNLIIKGAIILTLANVITRILGFVYRIYMSNIIGAEGTLLV; encoded by the coding sequence ATGAGTAAAAATTTGATAATAAAAGGTGCAATAATATTAACACTTGCTAATGTTATTACCCGTATTTTAGGTTTTGTATATAGAATATATATGTCTAATATAATAGGAGCGGAAGGTACTTTGTTGGTATAA